Sequence from the Cervus elaphus chromosome 19, mCerEla1.1, whole genome shotgun sequence genome:
tgggatcacagaagaaatcacaaaatTCTCTACAATATTAGCAGCCCTCTCCCAGTGAGAAATTGATCTGGatactttgattcttttttctttttctctgcataGGGATACTTTTGTCAGTGTCTGGAGAGTCAGGGATAGCAATATAAATGGACCCATGGGTGGAGCTCACCATTGCACCACTTTTTTCTCGGAAACAAACTCTCCATGAGGCCCCTCTGCATCCAAGGGCAAAAGGGCCAAGTACATGGGGGTCTCTGCTCCTTCTTCTGGGCTTTTGGGGGCTTTGGGTCCTGTCATGTCGGTTCTCACCCACCCTGGGCAGCAGGCATTCAGGAGGATCTTGTCCCCTCCTCTCTGCTCACTCAGTTTCCTGGCATGGATTCTGGACAGGACTGTGACGCCGATTTTCGTCACTCCATATGCGGTATCGGGCCAGCCCTCCTTCCTGTGCACCCCGCTCTTTGTGTCTTCCACAAACTTGTTCATGAGCCCCACCAGCTCTTCCTCTGTGATGGTCTCACTTCGAAACTTCTGCTGCAGTTCAGGGCTGCATTTCTTTAGTGAGTTGACACTGACAAAGCTGGATACATTCACCACTCTgcctaaaatacaacacaaatcagTACATTGGAAGGTAAGCAAGAGAAGGATGAATACCCAATTGGGGACAGGACTGACCTCATGAAAGAGGACATTAGGGAAGGAAGAGAATGTATCATTGGGttatctttgttttattattataagtAACAGATATATAAGTAATATAAGTATTAttctgatgttttaaaaaattacactacatctaattatttttaaaattacaggaataaaa
This genomic interval carries:
- the LOC122675531 gene encoding carbonyl reductase [NADPH] 1; this encodes MSSSTRVALVTGANKGIGLAIVRDLCRQFKGDVVLTARDEARGRAAVQQLQAEGLSPRFHQLDIDDLQSIRALRDFLRKEYGGLDVLVNNAGIAFKTADTTPFHIQAEVTMKTNFFGTRDVCTELLPLMKPHGRVVNVSSFVSVNSLKKCSPELQQKFRSETITEEELVGLMNKFVEDTKSGVHRKEGWPDTAYGVTKIGVTVLSRIHARKLSEQRGGDKILLNACCPGWVRTDMTGPKAPKSPEEGAETPMYLALLPLDAEGPHGEFVSEKKVVQW